A window of Campylobacter pinnipediorum subsp. pinnipediorum contains these coding sequences:
- a CDS encoding autotransporter outer membrane beta-barrel domain-containing protein produces the protein MHIYILGIGGLNNVSSSVNREVINKRVNSKFDSKVYNLYTEIGVRKNIDNILINPFIANQATRIKRNDFEEKYEFGSLKANSKRYSSNYVILGLRTSLNLQKLNLNSSVFYSYNSNPANFDFKAKVLANGYKDVAVKGAGEPKDKVWFGIGGAYKINQKVSLQANYNLSIENRNKTNLLNLGVYYKF, from the coding sequence ATGCATATATATATATTAGGAATCGGTGGGTTAAATAATGTGTCAAGCAGTGTAAATAGAGAAGTTATTAATAAAAGAGTAAATTCAAAATTTGATAGCAAAGTGTATAATTTATATACAGAAATTGGAGTTAGAAAAAATATTGATAATATTTTAATAAACCCTTTTATTGCAAATCAGGCTACTCGAATAAAAAGAAATGATTTTGAAGAAAAATATGAATTTGGCTCTTTGAAAGCTAATTCAAAAAGATATAGCTCTAATTATGTTATTTTGGGTTTAAGAACTAGTTTAAATTTACAAAAATTAAACTTAAACTCAAGCGTATTTTATTCTTATAATAGCAATCCAGCAAATTTCGATTTTAAGGCAAAAGTTTTAGCAAATGGCTATAAAGATGTTGCCGTAAAAGGAGCTGGTGAGCCAAAAGATAAAGTATGGTTTGGTATCGGAGGAGCTTATAAAATTAATCAAAAGGTGTCATTACAAGCAAACTATAATTTATCTATTGAAAACAGGAATAAAACAAATTTATTAAATTTAGGAGTTTATTATAAATTTTAA
- a CDS encoding DNA ligase, producing the protein MDKILKLIVIVFICIQSIYAIELMKLGTYKDQNISGWYASEKLDGIRAYWDGKNLKSRQGKIINAPSYFLKALPDFALDGELYTKTDEFEKIQSIVMDQTPNEKEWKNITYYIFDVPNTNGGLIERLKVVQDYIDKNSNNNNIKNHIKLIPQKLITSKKELDSLLDEIISSGGEGVVIRAPNSKYIKSRSNLNLKYKRFIDEECKVVSINKGKGKYKDMMGSITCELANRIRFKIGSGFSDDNRKNPPKIGSIITFKYQKLTKNGIPRFATFLRVRKD; encoded by the coding sequence GTGGATAAAATTTTAAAGTTAATTGTTATTGTCTTTATATGTATTCAAAGTATTTATGCTATTGAATTAATGAAGCTTGGCACATATAAAGATCAGAATATAAGTGGATGGTATGCTAGTGAGAAGCTTGATGGCATAAGAGCTTATTGGGATGGTAAAAATTTAAAAAGCAGACAAGGTAAGATTATAAATGCACCTTCTTATTTTTTAAAAGCACTTCCAGACTTTGCATTAGATGGAGAACTGTATACTAAAACAGATGAATTTGAAAAAATACAAAGTATAGTTATGGATCAAACACCAAATGAAAAAGAATGGAAAAATATAACTTATTATATATTTGATGTGCCTAATACAAATGGTGGATTGATTGAGCGTTTGAAAGTAGTTCAAGATTATATAGATAAAAATTCCAACAACAATAATATAAAAAATCATATAAAGCTTATACCCCAAAAACTTATAACAAGCAAGAAAGAATTAGATAGCTTGTTAGATGAGATTATAAGTAGTGGCGGAGAAGGTGTTGTAATTCGCGCGCCAAACTCTAAATACATAAAATCAAGAAGTAATTTAAATTTAAAGTATAAACGATTTATTGATGAAGAGTGTAAGGTAGTGTCTATAAATAAAGGCAAAGGTAAGTATAAAGATATGATGGGATCAATAACTTGTGAGTTAGCAAATAGAATTAGATTTAAAATAGGATCTGGTTTTAGTGATGATAATCGTAAAAATCCACCAAAGATTGGGAGTATTATTACTTTCAAATATCAAAAATTAACAAAAAATGGTATACCACGCTTTGCTACTTTTTTAAGGGTTAGAAAAGATTGA
- a CDS encoding phospholipase A: MNKSLFILFIFSFYLFANDADKFNLANELEEAGDIKGAMNIYKSLASKNIEKDSSSEEHIKSDIINNSKAKDEALFRELFAGSSISFHELNYLLLGTYASSVPNNDRQKFETKFNISIKKPIEISLLPKWANLYMAYSQTSWWQTGKHSSPFRETNYRPEVFMRLYTNNERINSFDIGVLHESNGLGKDKSRSWNRVYASSKLNFRNLSITPRVWYHIGDLSDNKDIYRYLGYGDIKAKYTTKNISLELLLRNNFHLKDNKGAVQASLVFPLFGGILGYLQYFNGYAESLIDYNHSTNKIGIGFTLLR; this comes from the coding sequence ATGAATAAATCATTATTTATATTATTTATTTTTTCTTTTTATTTATTTGCAAATGATGCTGATAAATTTAACCTTGCGAATGAGCTAGAAGAAGCAGGCGATATAAAAGGTGCAATGAATATCTATAAAAGCTTAGCCTCTAAGAACATAGAAAAAGATTCAAGTTCAGAAGAACACATTAAATCAGATATTATAAACAATTCAAAAGCAAAAGATGAAGCACTTTTTAGGGAACTTTTTGCTGGAAGTAGTATAAGTTTTCATGAATTAAACTATTTGCTCTTAGGTACATATGCTTCTAGTGTCCCTAATAACGATAGACAAAAATTTGAAACCAAATTTAACATAAGTATTAAAAAACCGATAGAAATTTCACTATTGCCGAAATGGGCCAATCTTTATATGGCATACTCTCAAACATCATGGTGGCAAACAGGAAAGCATAGTTCGCCTTTTAGAGAAACAAATTATAGGCCAGAAGTTTTTATGCGTCTATATACAAACAATGAACGGATAAATAGCTTTGATATAGGTGTTTTACACGAATCAAATGGACTAGGTAAAGATAAAAGCAGAAGCTGGAACAGGGTATATGCTAGCTCTAAATTAAATTTTAGAAATCTATCCATAACTCCTAGAGTTTGGTATCATATAGGAGACTTGAGCGACAATAAAGACATTTATCGTTATTTGGGTTATGGTGACATAAAAGCAAAGTATACTACAAAAAATATATCACTTGAACTACTATTGCGCAACAACTTTCATTTAAAAGACAATAAAGGAGCGGTTCAAGCAAGTCTTGTATTTCCACTATTTGGTGGAATTTTGGGATACTTACAATACTTTAATGGATACGCTGAAAGTTTAATAGATTATAACCACAGCACAAATAAAATAGGCATAGGTTTTACGTTACTTAGATAA
- a CDS encoding molybdenum cofactor guanylyltransferase — protein MEHSCKDNGCDGFLLMKQQQSCVVLAGGKSSRMGIDKALMPFKDKASLSAYVTDKLSSIFKEVYISAKNNKFNNAKLNQSIKFIADESDESSPMIALASILHHFNEPVFIQPVDMPFLKPESIKDMSKLKDDFEIVIACEAERDHVLCGYFSPSVADKAKKLAKDGKHKIKELLKICDVVRVELSGDNEGINLNNPDDLKKALSYE, from the coding sequence ATGGAACATAGTTGCAAAGATAATGGTTGTGATGGGTTTTTATTAATGAAACAACAGCAATCTTGTGTGGTATTAGCTGGTGGCAAAAGTAGTAGGATGGGAATAGATAAAGCATTAATGCCTTTTAAAGACAAGGCAAGTCTATCTGCATATGTAACAGATAAGCTATCATCTATTTTTAAAGAGGTTTATATAAGTGCAAAAAATAATAAATTTAACAATGCTAAACTTAATCAAAGCATTAAATTTATAGCCGATGAAAGCGATGAAAGTTCTCCAATGATTGCACTTGCTAGTATACTTCATCATTTTAATGAACCAGTTTTTATACAACCTGTTGACATGCCTTTTTTAAAACCCGAGAGCATCAAAGATATGTCTAAGCTAAAAGATGATTTTGAAATCGTAATAGCTTGTGAAGCAGAAAGAGATCATGTACTTTGTGGTTATTTTTCTCCTAGCGTAGCAGATAAAGCAAAAAAATTAGCTAAGGATGGAAAGCATAAAATAAAAGAGCTTTTAAAAATTTGTGATGTAGTTAGGGTTGAACTTTCTGGTGATAATGAAGGGATAAACCTAAATAATCCTGATGATTTAAAAAAGGCTTTAAGTTATGAATAA
- a CDS encoding carbon starvation protein A — translation MNAVWLMLVGFVVFGFGWFVYSRLYASKVLELDDNFTTPAHEYCDNVDFVPANKFVLWGHHFTAVAGAAPIVGPAIAVQWGWLPAFLWVVIGTVAFAGIHDMSALWASVRNEGKSIGTICTRFVGSKVGQLFMIVIFLVLLMVNGAFGVIIAKESVEHTSTIIPAWGAVAIALIMGQAIYKFKMKLVPVTIVAVIALYALVPLGVAVPLSLPDSMFGLNQNAQWVVLLYIYAGIASILPVWALLQPRDYVNGIQLFVGLILLYTSIIIVHPTVAAPTFIPAITDNPGGWHVVVPVLFITVACGAISGFHGIVSSGTTSKQVDKMKDVRFVGYLGAMGEGSLSLATIIACVAGLSLINADLNLDTWADLYKGGTASFVAGGGAIIYEGLGIPQEASATLLSLMVILFAATTMDAGIRLQRYIIQEWGDIYNIGFLRGKGIATIVAVITSFTISMNGVSDGKVAIWPLFGATNQLLASLTLLVVAVILLKSKKFGGSLVALVPMSFILVMSFWGAIIKLGDYYNDQNYLLTTLNAIVIVVTLLVVLSALKVISKILADKKAAA, via the coding sequence ATGAATGCTGTATGGCTTATGTTGGTCGGCTTTGTTGTTTTTGGCTTTGGATGGTTTGTGTATTCTCGCTTATATGCATCAAAAGTTTTGGAACTTGATGATAATTTTACTACTCCCGCTCACGAATACTGTGATAATGTTGATTTTGTTCCAGCTAATAAATTTGTATTGTGGGGGCATCACTTTACTGCGGTTGCAGGTGCTGCACCTATAGTTGGTCCAGCTATTGCTGTGCAGTGGGGTTGGTTGCCTGCATTTTTATGGGTTGTTATAGGCACTGTTGCTTTTGCTGGTATACACGATATGTCAGCACTTTGGGCTAGTGTTAGAAACGAAGGTAAGAGTATAGGAACTATTTGTACCAGATTTGTTGGAAGCAAAGTTGGTCAGTTGTTTATGATTGTTATATTCTTGGTTCTTCTAATGGTAAACGGTGCTTTTGGTGTGATTATTGCAAAAGAAAGTGTCGAGCATACAAGCACTATTATCCCTGCTTGGGGTGCCGTTGCTATAGCCCTTATAATGGGACAAGCTATTTATAAATTTAAAATGAAACTTGTGCCTGTTACTATAGTAGCTGTTATTGCTCTTTATGCGCTTGTTCCGCTTGGTGTTGCTGTGCCTTTAAGTTTGCCTGATTCAATGTTTGGTCTTAATCAAAATGCTCAATGGGTTGTACTTCTTTATATATATGCTGGTATAGCTTCTATACTTCCTGTATGGGCTTTATTACAACCAAGAGATTATGTAAATGGCATACAGCTTTTTGTTGGTCTTATCTTGCTTTATACAAGTATCATAATAGTTCATCCAACAGTTGCTGCACCTACATTTATACCCGCTATTACAGATAATCCTGGTGGTTGGCATGTCGTAGTTCCTGTTTTATTTATAACAGTTGCTTGCGGTGCTATTAGTGGTTTCCATGGTATAGTAAGTTCTGGAACAACTTCAAAACAAGTTGATAAGATGAAAGATGTTCGTTTTGTTGGATATCTAGGTGCTATGGGCGAGGGTTCGTTATCACTTGCTACAATTATAGCTTGTGTTGCTGGACTAAGCTTAATAAATGCCGATTTAAATCTAGACACTTGGGCTGATTTGTATAAAGGTGGTACTGCGAGTTTCGTTGCTGGTGGTGGTGCTATTATTTATGAAGGACTTGGCATTCCACAAGAAGCTAGTGCTACATTGCTTTCACTTATGGTTATCCTTTTTGCAGCAACCACAATGGATGCTGGTATTCGTCTTCAAAGATACATCATCCAAGAGTGGGGGGATATATATAATATAGGCTTTTTAAGAGGAAAAGGTATAGCTACTATAGTTGCAGTTATTACATCTTTTACTATATCTATGAATGGTGTTAGTGATGGTAAAGTTGCGATTTGGCCTTTATTTGGTGCTACAAACCAACTTCTAGCTAGTCTTACACTTTTGGTTGTTGCTGTTATTTTACTAAAATCTAAAAAATTCGGTGGTAGCTTGGTAGCTCTTGTTCCTATGAGCTTTATTCTTGTAATGAGCTTCTGGGGGGCGATTATAAAACTTGGTGATTATTATAATGACCAAAATTATCTACTTACAACCTTAAATGCTATTGTTATAGTTGTAACACTTCTAGTTGTGCTTTCTGCGCTTAAAGTTATAAGCAAAATTTTAGCCGATAAAAAGGCAGCCGCTTAA
- a CDS encoding cory-CC-star protein produces MIKKIIKFSQDLESFYVGMHKSAIMKENSEIDDFFMIITFSEIYGIENPYSLYTLEMLPALMPKFHRWHQKVGLKHSFFENFPCSCCC; encoded by the coding sequence ATGATAAAAAAAATTATTAAATTCTCACAAGATCTTGAGAGTTTTTATGTTGGCATGCATAAAAGTGCCATTATGAAAGAAAATTCCGAAATTGACGATTTTTTTATGATTATCACATTTAGTGAAATTTATGGTATAGAAAATCCTTATTCGCTTTATACACTTGAAATGCTTCCTGCTCTTATGCCAAAATTTCATCGTTGGCATCAAAAAGTTGGACTTAAGCACTCATTCTTTGAAAATTTTCCATGCAGTTGCTGTTGTTAA
- a CDS encoding ArsA family ATPase, with product MKNKELPKVIFVGGKGGVGKSTTSSSLAVALSSGKNAKKVLLVSTDPAHNLSDIFDVEFKNSITKVDEKLSVAEIDSALEAKEYVQKVAKDMRGFVGASSYAQIDNYFAKIADSSSTLEAALFERLSTILTKEISSYDHIIIDTAPTGHTLRLFFMPKELRDWSKTLLSMQERGGMSEKVLGHLDGGDKNRFSDPDGFIRGRLIEKLDERYARYSAFSNLVKDSNKCGIVLVLNASKLAIAETQRAIQSLDQKDLKPYAVVLNKVLPNSSNDDFLSSRISQEAQYVKQSDNEFGKYHYAKIPLFKEDITNKENLKIFGEKVLESII from the coding sequence ATGAAGAACAAAGAACTTCCAAAAGTTATATTTGTAGGTGGCAAAGGCGGTGTTGGCAAAAGCACTACATCAAGCTCGCTGGCAGTAGCCTTATCAAGTGGTAAAAATGCTAAAAAAGTTTTGCTTGTCTCAACAGATCCAGCACACAATCTTAGTGATATATTTGATGTTGAGTTTAAAAACTCTATCACAAAAGTAGATGAAAAGTTAAGTGTTGCGGAGATTGATTCTGCCCTTGAGGCAAAAGAATATGTCCAAAAAGTAGCAAAAGATATGAGAGGCTTTGTTGGTGCATCAAGCTATGCACAAATAGATAATTATTTTGCGAAAATAGCTGATAGTTCTTCTACTTTAGAGGCGGCTTTGTTTGAAAGACTAAGCACCATACTAACAAAAGAAATATCTAGTTATGACCATATCATCATAGATACTGCTCCCACAGGACATACATTAAGACTATTTTTTATGCCAAAAGAGTTAAGGGATTGGAGTAAGACACTTCTTAGTATGCAAGAGCGAGGCGGAATGAGCGAAAAAGTACTAGGGCATTTAGATGGTGGTGACAAAAATAGATTTAGCGATCCAGATGGTTTTATAAGGGGTCGACTTATAGAAAAACTTGATGAAAGATATGCAAGATATAGCGCTTTTTCAAATTTAGTAAAAGATAGCAATAAATGCGGTATAGTTTTGGTTTTAAATGCTTCAAAGCTAGCTATAGCCGAAACACAACGAGCTATACAGAGTTTAGATCAAAAAGATCTTAAACCTTATGCTGTTGTTTTAAATAAAGTCCTTCCTAATAGTTCAAATGATGATTTTTTAAGCTCAAGAATCTCACAAGAAGCACAATATGTAAAGCAAAGCGATAATGAGTTTGGAAAATATCATTATGCAAAAATACCACTTTTCAAAGAGGATATAACCAACAAAGAAAATCTTAAAATTTTTGGGGAAAAAGTGCTTGAAAGTATTATTTGA
- a CDS encoding MFS transporter has translation MFGIFIGYAAFYIIRNNFILSTPYLQSELGFDKTDIGLISGTSLVIYGFSKGFMSVLADKANPKWFMIFGLVLSALVNLMMGFSTAFWLFFILVCLNGLFQGMGAGPAYVVLASWYPRKSRGLITSIFNTSHNVGGGLVAPITGGAIAWLGTDHWQTANFIIPVAVVIFISAIFAIFGAGKTYNEGLPQLNKILNNDKDELVTAKEDGEKLSSWEILKKYILTDKNVWFVSFIDVFTYMIRFGVLTWLPLYLLETKGFSKKDMSIAFAIFEWSAIISTIAAGYLTDSFFKGRRMPLSIISLVIVGGAMFIYHGGESLTTVTLGAAIIGCFIYVPMFLSSLQTIELVPPFAAGSATGLRGLLSYVLGSFSGTALIGYMAKNYGWDYGFYLLMFAVVACILCCYMVHLGVMKIEAEKLKK, from the coding sequence ATTTTTGGCATTTTTATCGGCTATGCTGCATTTTATATCATAAGAAACAACTTCATTCTCTCAACTCCATATCTACAAAGTGAGCTTGGCTTTGATAAAACAGATATAGGATTAATATCTGGAACCTCTCTTGTAATTTACGGCTTTAGTAAAGGTTTTATGAGTGTTTTAGCAGATAAGGCGAATCCAAAGTGGTTTATGATATTTGGTTTGGTTCTTTCAGCACTAGTCAACCTAATGATGGGATTTAGCACAGCATTTTGGCTATTTTTTATATTGGTTTGTTTAAATGGATTATTCCAAGGTATGGGCGCTGGTCCTGCTTATGTAGTTCTTGCCAGTTGGTATCCTAGAAAGTCTCGTGGTCTTATCACTTCTATATTTAATACATCGCACAATGTAGGCGGGGGACTTGTGGCACCAATAACCGGTGGGGCAATTGCTTGGCTAGGCACAGATCACTGGCAAACAGCAAATTTTATAATTCCTGTTGCAGTAGTTATTTTCATATCTGCTATTTTTGCTATTTTTGGAGCTGGAAAAACATATAATGAAGGTCTTCCTCAGCTAAATAAAATTTTAAACAACGACAAAGATGAATTAGTAACAGCAAAAGAAGATGGTGAAAAACTAAGTAGCTGGGAAATACTAAAAAAATATATATTAACAGATAAAAATGTATGGTTTGTTAGCTTTATAGATGTATTTACATATATGATACGATTTGGTGTTCTTACATGGCTACCGCTTTACTTACTAGAAACAAAAGGATTTAGCAAAAAAGATATGAGTATAGCATTTGCTATATTTGAATGGTCGGCTATTATTTCAACAATAGCCGCAGGTTATTTAACAGATAGCTTCTTTAAAGGTAGAAGAATGCCTCTTTCTATAATTTCTCTTGTTATAGTAGGTGGTGCTATGTTTATTTATCACGGCGGAGAAAGTTTAACTACCGTAACACTAGGTGCTGCTATTATTGGTTGTTTTATATATGTGCCTATGTTCCTTAGCTCACTTCAAACTATAGAGCTTGTTCCGCCTTTTGCAGCTGGTTCGGCCACCGGTCTTCGTGGTCTTTTAAGCTATGTGCTTGGTAGTTTTTCGGGAACTGCGCTTATAGGATATATGGCTAAAAATTATGGCTGGGATTATGGCTTTTATCTTTTAATGTTTGCTGTTGTTGCATGCATTTTATGTTGCTATATGGTTCATTTAGGAGTTATGAAAATAGAAGCTGAAAAGCTTAAAAAATAA
- a CDS encoding Hpt domain-containing protein, with translation MGILKNLEIDYSFEIVEEFLSHYSIMCDISEPIVIGLGNKTKYNENIKELFRIYHNIKSAAGYMHLEPIIHLATLAEEICTEAREIEGPANDKFIDWLLLVGDQFIKYKNDLENDSEYFSILEPLIINIPVKLD, from the coding sequence ATGGGTATATTAAAAAATTTAGAGATAGATTATTCATTTGAGATTGTGGAGGAATTCTTATCACACTACTCAATAATGTGTGATATTTCAGAACCAATCGTAATAGGCCTTGGCAATAAAACAAAATATAACGAAAATATAAAAGAGCTATTTAGAATTTATCACAATATAAAATCAGCAGCTGGATATATGCACCTCGAGCCTATAATACATTTAGCAACATTAGCAGAAGAAATTTGCACAGAAGCTAGAGAAATAGAAGGTCCAGCAAATGATAAATTTATAGACTGGTTGTTACTAGTTGGGGATCAATTCATAAAATACAAAAATGATTTAGAAAATGACTCTGAATATTTTAGTATTCTAGAACCATTAATAATAAATATACCGGTAAAACTTGACTAA
- the panB gene encoding 3-methyl-2-oxobutanoate hydroxymethyltransferase: MSVYKKITTQDILNKKNNEKIVAITAYDALFAKLFDDYVDVILVGDSLNMSFNGQKDTLNVDLKSMLYHTKAVCAGAKRALIMGDMPFGSYQNEKMALKNAVKFIKQAGADCIKLEGGMRVVPTVKKLTEEGVSVCGHIGLMPQRVRFEGGYKIKGKNDDDKKRLKEEALALQDAGAFCIVLEGVISDVADEITRSLEIPTIGIGSGVKTDGQILVFSDMLGFFEEFKPKFVKQYMSGASLVRNAIQEYANEVKNQKFPTSDFWY, from the coding sequence ATGTCAGTTTATAAAAAAATTACAACTCAAGATATATTAAATAAAAAAAATAATGAAAAAATAGTTGCAATAACCGCTTATGATGCTTTGTTTGCAAAACTTTTTGATGATTATGTTGATGTTATTTTGGTTGGAGATAGTTTAAATATGAGTTTTAATGGCCAAAAGGACACACTAAATGTTGATTTAAAATCTATGCTTTATCATACAAAAGCTGTTTGTGCTGGTGCAAAAAGGGCTTTAATTATGGGCGATATGCCTTTTGGTAGTTATCAAAATGAAAAGATGGCTTTAAAAAATGCCGTAAAGTTTATAAAACAAGCCGGAGCTGATTGTATAAAGCTAGAAGGTGGTATGAGGGTTGTTCCTACTGTTAAAAAACTAACAGAAGAAGGTGTAAGTGTTTGCGGACATATAGGCTTAATGCCACAAAGAGTTAGATTTGAAGGTGGTTATAAGATAAAAGGTAAAAATGATGATGATAAAAAAAGGCTAAAAGAAGAGGCCTTGGCTTTGCAAGATGCTGGAGCTTTTTGTATAGTCTTAGAAGGTGTTATTAGCGATGTTGCAGATGAGATAACACGTTCTCTTGAAATTCCTACTATAGGAATAGGCTCAGGCGTTAAGACTGATGGACAAATACTTGTATTTTCTGATATGCTTGGATTTTTTGAGGAATTTAAGCCAAAATTTGTAAAGCAATATATGAGTGGTGCCAGCTTGGTTCGAAATGCTATACAAGAATACGCCAATGAAGTAAAAAATCAAAAATTCCCAACATCTGATTTTTGGTACTAA
- the pseH gene encoding UDP-4-amino-4,6-dideoxy-N-acetyl-beta-L-altrosamine N-acetyltransferase, producing MVWIKNFIDLDDKETHLVFNWRNDERVSKFMITTNISLNEHIIFIQSLQHSNTKKYFLVFKKDSPIGVISFSDIDTSSCEFGLYQNPNLKGYGQVLIDEIKKYAFNVLGVLKIKSSVLNSNEKAIKLYLKNGFNISDKDDKFKSIELSL from the coding sequence ATGGTTTGGATTAAAAACTTTATAGATTTAGATGATAAAGAAACTCATTTGGTTTTCAATTGGCGAAATGACGAAAGAGTTTCTAAATTTATGATAACTACAAATATCAGCCTAAATGAACATATAATTTTTATTCAATCACTTCAACATTCAAATACAAAAAAATATTTTTTAGTTTTTAAAAAAGATAGCCCTATCGGTGTTATATCATTTAGTGATATAGACACAAGTTCTTGCGAGTTTGGATTGTATCAAAATCCAAACTTAAAAGGATATGGGCAGGTGTTAATTGATGAGATTAAAAAATATGCTTTTAATGTTTTGGGGGTTTTAAAAATTAAATCATCCGTTTTAAACTCAAACGAAAAAGCTATCAAGCTATATCTTAAAAATGGATTTAATATATCAGATAAAGATGATAAATTTAAGTCCATTGAACTTTCTTTATAA
- a CDS encoding 4Fe-4S dicluster domain-containing protein, translated as MKQHKFVIADYKRCIGCATCMAACFKSAYERGKLSKARLSVLRQAAGVMPTQCRQCDDGPCANVCPTGALRFDDDCIELHEEICIGCKLCTIACPYGAISSSAELMPSVNYSVEPKYYLEIESQAGAKNIAIKCDMCYGQEKGPACVDVCPTSALIMVDPRNQNHKLGKSIDFKSANEFLHKIMQSEEA; from the coding sequence ATGAAACAGCATAAATTTGTTATTGCTGATTATAAGCGTTGTATAGGCTGTGCTACTTGTATGGCCGCGTGTTTTAAAAGCGCTTATGAGAGGGGGAAATTATCAAAAGCAAGGCTATCTGTTTTAAGACAAGCTGCTGGTGTAATGCCAACACAATGTAGACAATGCGATGATGGCCCTTGTGCAAATGTTTGTCCGACTGGTGCATTGAGATTTGATGATGATTGTATTGAGCTTCACGAGGAGATATGTATAGGTTGCAAATTATGCACTATCGCCTGTCCTTATGGAGCTATTAGTTCAAGCGCTGAACTTATGCCTTCGGTAAATTATTCAGTTGAACCAAAATATTATCTAGAAATAGAATCACAAGCCGGAGCTAAAAATATCGCCATAAAATGTGATATGTGTTATGGACAGGAAAAAGGACCTGCATGCGTTGATGTTTGTCCTACTTCAGCTCTTATTATGGTAGATCCTAGAAATCAAAATCACAAACTTGGCAAAAGTATAGACTTTAAGTCAGCAAATGAGTTTTTGCATAAGATAATGCAAAGCGAGGAGGCCTGA